The Bradyrhizobium ottawaense genome window below encodes:
- a CDS encoding HD domain-containing phosphohydrolase has product MLTQALLVDDSRSVLNFLKRHIEAEGLVEATTFLDPVEALTCARERGFDLVLVDYEMPHMDGINFIRTFRALPGCADIPIAMITSRQTDDVKMEALQAGATDFLPKQPQSVEMTVRLRNLIQLGAAVRKLNDRAAHLASEVAAATRKLGEREEEIILRLALAVEYRDNDTGEHTLRVARYSRIIAEQLGLPPRLCRDIYLAAPLHDVGKVAIPDNILLKPGRLTDDEMAVIRTHATIGERILADSGCELIQLGAQIAAGHHERWDGAGYPNGLKADEIPVAARVVAVADVFDALTTRRPYKEPMPIEVARGYLVENKGRQFDPACVEAFLSRWDEVVEIAGERATPFHKAEAPLTPIMASPAEGRSPEAVTAT; this is encoded by the coding sequence ATGCTGACCCAAGCACTTCTGGTTGACGACAGCCGCTCCGTCCTCAACTTCCTGAAACGTCACATCGAGGCTGAAGGCCTGGTCGAGGCCACCACCTTCCTCGATCCCGTGGAAGCGCTGACCTGCGCGCGCGAACGCGGCTTCGATCTCGTGCTGGTCGACTACGAGATGCCGCACATGGACGGCATCAACTTCATCCGCACCTTCCGTGCCCTGCCCGGCTGTGCCGACATCCCGATCGCGATGATCACGTCGCGACAGACCGATGACGTCAAGATGGAAGCGCTGCAGGCCGGTGCAACCGATTTCCTGCCCAAGCAGCCGCAGAGCGTCGAGATGACGGTGCGCCTGCGGAATTTGATTCAGCTTGGTGCAGCCGTACGCAAGCTCAACGACCGTGCGGCGCATCTGGCCAGCGAAGTCGCAGCCGCGACACGAAAGCTCGGCGAACGCGAGGAGGAGATCATCCTGCGGCTCGCGCTCGCGGTCGAATACCGTGACAACGACACCGGCGAGCACACGCTGCGGGTTGCCAGGTACAGCCGCATCATCGCCGAGCAGCTCGGACTGCCGCCCCGGCTTTGCCGCGACATTTATCTGGCTGCGCCCCTGCATGACGTCGGCAAGGTCGCCATTCCCGACAACATTCTGCTCAAGCCCGGCAGGCTGACCGACGACGAGATGGCGGTGATCCGCACCCATGCAACCATCGGCGAGCGGATCCTGGCGGACTCCGGTTGCGAGCTGATCCAGCTCGGTGCGCAAATTGCCGCAGGCCATCACGAACGCTGGGACGGTGCGGGCTATCCAAACGGTCTGAAGGCAGACGAGATTCCGGTCGCCGCGCGCGTGGTCGCGGTGGCCGACGTCTTCGACGCGCTGACGACACGACGACCATATAAAGAGCCGATGCCGATCGAGGTGGCCCGCGGCTATTTGGTCGAGAACAAGGGGCGGCAGTTCGATCCGGCCTGCGTCGAGGCCTTCTTGTCGCGCTGGGACGAGGTGGTCGAGATCGCCGGTGAGCGGGCGACGCCGTTTCACAAGGCCGAGGCTCCGCTCACTCCGATCATGGCGTCTCCGGCCGAGGGCCGTTCGCCCGAGGCTGTCACGGCCACCTGA
- a CDS encoding STAS domain-containing protein, whose amino-acid sequence MALNPTEPNWSLRLPADCSIAAIRNVYELIREAFGRQERLEIDCSSVDKADVTSIQLLLSTAKTGQAQGRPVVLTSFSQSLRNTLRRAGFTSEAMIDQHFPQKKDGT is encoded by the coding sequence ATGGCGCTCAATCCCACGGAGCCGAATTGGTCGTTGCGGTTGCCCGCCGATTGCAGCATCGCGGCCATTCGCAATGTCTATGAGCTCATTCGCGAGGCGTTCGGCCGCCAGGAGCGGCTCGAGATCGACTGTTCGAGCGTCGACAAGGCCGACGTGACCTCGATCCAGCTTCTGCTGTCGACAGCCAAGACGGGGCAGGCCCAGGGCCGCCCGGTGGTGCTGACCTCATTCTCACAGTCTCTTCGCAACACCCTTCGCCGCGCCGGCTTCACCAGCGAGGCGATGATCGATCAGCATTTCCCGCAAAAGAAAGATGGCACCTAA
- the pobA gene encoding 4-hydroxybenzoate 3-monooxygenase has protein sequence MKVQVCIIGGGPSGLLLSQLLHLKGIDAVVLEKYSRDHVLARIRAGVLEHGFAELMREAQCGERMDREGEIHTGFEIAHDGVLSKIDLHKHSGGSSVLVYGQTELTRDLYEARDRLGGKVVHNAQDVTPHDLTSDRPYVTYRANGETVRVDCDYIVGADGFHGVSRKSIPRDVLREYEKVYPFGWLGVLSRTKPVSPELIYVKHERGFALCSLRSQVLSRYYIQVPLTDKVEDWSDDAFWAELKRRLPGEVAGKLITGPSIEKSIAPLRSFVAEPMSYGRLFLAGDAAHIVPPTGARGLNSAASDIYYLYHALLAHYQSGDDSGLAGYSAKALARIWKAQRFSWWMTMLLHRFPDRLEYEDRLQQTELDYLLSSETAQRLLAENYVGLPF, from the coding sequence ATGAAGGTTCAGGTCTGTATCATCGGCGGCGGGCCGTCCGGGCTGTTGTTGTCCCAGCTGCTGCACCTGAAGGGCATCGACGCGGTCGTGCTGGAGAAATACAGCCGCGACCATGTGCTCGCCCGCATCCGCGCCGGCGTGCTCGAGCACGGCTTCGCCGAGTTGATGCGCGAGGCGCAGTGCGGCGAGCGAATGGACCGCGAGGGCGAGATCCACACCGGTTTCGAGATCGCCCATGACGGCGTGCTGTCCAAGATCGATCTGCACAAGCATTCCGGCGGCAGTTCGGTGCTGGTCTACGGCCAGACCGAGCTGACGCGCGATCTCTATGAGGCGCGGGACCGCCTCGGCGGCAAGGTCGTGCACAATGCGCAGGACGTGACGCCGCATGATCTGACGTCGGATCGGCCCTACGTGACCTATCGAGCGAACGGCGAGACTGTCCGTGTCGATTGCGACTATATCGTCGGAGCCGACGGCTTTCACGGCGTCAGCCGCAAGTCGATCCCGAGGGATGTGCTGCGCGAATATGAGAAGGTCTATCCGTTCGGCTGGCTGGGGGTACTGTCGCGCACCAAGCCGGTGTCGCCCGAGCTGATCTACGTGAAGCACGAGCGCGGCTTTGCGCTCTGTTCGCTGCGCTCGCAGGTGCTGAGCCGCTATTACATCCAGGTGCCGCTGACCGACAAGGTCGAGGATTGGAGCGACGATGCGTTCTGGGCCGAGCTGAAGCGCCGCCTGCCGGGTGAGGTCGCCGGCAAGTTGATCACGGGGCCGTCGATCGAGAAGAGCATCGCGCCTCTGCGCAGCTTCGTCGCCGAGCCGATGAGCTATGGCCGGCTGTTCCTCGCCGGCGATGCCGCTCACATCGTGCCACCGACAGGGGCGCGCGGGCTGAACAGCGCGGCGTCCGACATCTATTATCTCTACCACGCCTTGCTCGCGCATTATCAGAGCGGTGATGATTCCGGCCTTGCAGGCTATTCCGCCAAGGCACTCGCGCGGATCTGGAAGGCGCAGCGCTTCTCCTGGTGGATGACGATGCTGCTGCATCGCTTTCCCGACCGGCTCGAATACGAGGATCGGCTTCAGCAGACCGAGCTGGATTATCTTCTCTCATCCGAGACGGCGCAGCGCCTGCTCGCTGAGAATTACGTGGGCCTGCCGTTTTAA
- a CDS encoding methyl-accepting chemotaxis protein has product MRFTVKAKLASAFGVIIVLSGIAGGVAYMKLGDMMATADSMVLRANRMEKATQIEKDILLQLRAEKNSVLGTEAQADQFAAEAARLREEAMKTRDEVYALASEGGRKLLDSFAATYAKMNTYQEETIRLAKTDKTKAMERSMGDGRKVVADAMESMGAYVANTKKQMAEQAVQSKAEGHQAQFLLMTLIGISLAVAIGAALWISISISRSLGRAVGLAGAVAEGDLSQTIPSASNDEIGDLIKSLNGMVEKLRQIVAEAITAAQNVSAGSQELSASAEQLSQGATEQASSAEEASSSMEEMASNVKQNADNANQTEKIAGQSAKDAEASGVAVGRAVEAMQTIAEKITIVQEIARQTDLLALNAAVEAARAGEHGKGFAVVASEVRKLAERSQAAAADIGTLSTESVKVAQEAGQMLSKLVPDIKKTAELVQEITAACREQDVGSAQINQAIQQLDKVGQQNASASEQVSSTSEELASQAEQLQSTISFFRIEQAARREKAAAEPIDRAVGQLRAKAAHMAAADRGMKKPVPARKPARAMKVAGGGGFAFDMNDGEDDRDAEFQR; this is encoded by the coding sequence ATGAGATTTACCGTCAAGGCAAAGCTTGCCAGTGCGTTCGGCGTGATCATCGTCCTGTCCGGGATCGCGGGCGGCGTGGCTTACATGAAGCTCGGCGACATGATGGCGACCGCCGACAGCATGGTTCTGCGCGCAAACCGCATGGAAAAGGCGACGCAGATCGAAAAGGACATCCTGCTTCAGCTGCGCGCCGAGAAGAACTCGGTGCTCGGCACGGAGGCTCAGGCCGACCAGTTTGCCGCCGAGGCCGCCAGGCTTCGCGAGGAAGCGATGAAGACCAGGGACGAAGTCTACGCGCTGGCGAGCGAGGGCGGCAGGAAGCTGCTCGACAGCTTCGCAGCCACATACGCGAAGATGAATACCTACCAGGAAGAAACGATCCGGCTGGCGAAGACCGACAAGACGAAGGCCATGGAGCGCTCGATGGGTGACGGCCGCAAGGTCGTCGCAGACGCGATGGAATCCATGGGCGCCTATGTCGCCAATACGAAGAAGCAGATGGCAGAGCAGGCTGTCCAGTCCAAGGCAGAGGGGCACCAGGCCCAATTCCTGCTGATGACGCTGATCGGCATCTCGCTGGCGGTCGCGATCGGGGCTGCGCTCTGGATTTCCATCTCGATCAGCCGTTCGCTCGGAAGGGCCGTTGGCCTTGCAGGTGCGGTCGCTGAGGGCGATCTCAGCCAGACCATTCCTTCGGCGAGCAACGACGAGATCGGAGATCTCATCAAGTCGCTGAATGGGATGGTCGAAAAGCTCCGGCAGATCGTCGCCGAGGCAATCACTGCGGCGCAGAACGTCTCCGCCGGAAGCCAGGAGCTGTCCGCGAGCGCCGAGCAGCTCTCGCAAGGCGCGACCGAGCAGGCTTCGTCCGCCGAGGAAGCCTCCTCCTCGATGGAGGAGATGGCCTCGAACGTGAAGCAGAATGCCGACAACGCCAACCAGACCGAGAAGATTGCGGGGCAGTCGGCCAAGGACGCCGAAGCCAGCGGTGTCGCCGTGGGCCGTGCCGTCGAGGCGATGCAGACCATCGCCGAGAAGATCACGATCGTGCAGGAGATCGCACGCCAGACCGACCTGCTCGCGCTCAACGCGGCCGTGGAAGCCGCGCGCGCAGGCGAGCACGGCAAGGGCTTTGCGGTGGTCGCCTCCGAAGTGCGTAAGCTTGCCGAGCGCAGCCAGGCCGCCGCAGCCGACATCGGGACGCTGTCCACGGAGAGCGTGAAGGTCGCCCAGGAAGCCGGCCAGATGCTGTCCAAGCTCGTGCCCGACATCAAGAAGACCGCTGAGCTGGTGCAGGAGATCACCGCGGCCTGCCGCGAGCAGGACGTCGGCTCGGCCCAGATCAACCAGGCGATCCAGCAGCTCGACAAGGTCGGCCAGCAGAACGCCAGCGCCTCCGAGCAGGTGTCCTCGACCTCGGAGGAGCTCGCCTCGCAAGCCGAGCAGCTGCAGTCCACCATCTCGTTCTTCCGGATCGAGCAAGCTGCGCGCCGAGAGAAAGCGGCAGCCGAGCCGATCGACCGCGCCGTCGGTCAGCTCCGGGCCAAGGCTGCGCACATGGCGGCCGCTGATCGCGGCATGAAGAAGCCGGTGCCTGCCCGCAAGCCGGCACGTGCGATGAAAGTCGCCGGTGGCGGTGGCTTCGCCTTCGACATGAATGACGGCGAAGACGATCGCGACGCCGAGTTCCAACGCTGA
- a CDS encoding chemotaxis protein CheW codes for MNDGLAGERQADAMQVVMIGLGEEKFALDAGLVREIIDPVPVTKVAGARAFVPSVINVRGNVIPLADLRIRFGMPQLDDSADTRIVVIELELDGEPVLVGVTADKVYEVTEISQTDVQQTPRVGMHWKPEFIRFIAKWREEFVIVPNMERILN; via the coding sequence ATGAACGATGGTTTGGCTGGCGAACGGCAGGCTGACGCGATGCAAGTTGTGATGATCGGCCTTGGCGAGGAGAAGTTCGCGCTCGACGCCGGCCTCGTGCGCGAGATCATCGATCCCGTCCCCGTGACCAAGGTGGCAGGCGCGCGCGCCTTCGTTCCCAGCGTGATCAACGTGCGCGGCAACGTCATTCCGCTCGCCGACCTGCGCATCCGCTTCGGCATGCCGCAGCTCGATGATTCCGCCGATACGCGCATCGTGGTCATCGAGCTCGAGCTCGACGGCGAGCCGGTTCTGGTCGGCGTCACCGCCGACAAGGTCTACGAGGTCACGGAGATCTCCCAGACCGACGTGCAGCAGACACCGCGCGTCGGCATGCACTGGAAGCCGGAGTTCATTCGCTTCATTGCCAAGTGGCGTGAAGAGTTCGTCATCGTTCCGAACATGGAACGCATTCTAAACTGA
- a CDS encoding adenylate/guanylate cyclase domain-containing protein, whose protein sequence is MRRIGGRDIVAATLIALLTGAIFTSPPLQTLQGLSLDILTAMRGRLLGDSRNTATSPVVVVAIDSETYDTPPFKGSPTQTWTREIGRVLGSVTEGGAKVIGFDVIFPSSIEQSEIPFGDTAVGGRMKGFDRDYLIALRQISDSGKLVLGEILSNDHPEVPYRAQQVAVRNTVRALNVHTDHDDVIRRMPLSFAIEGRPVPAMAVELAARAAGAKPEIASSGATELSGYAIPSAVPNTMTLNFRGLGRDIPTFSFVDLRACVEKGDRDFFRRAFDGKVVLLGTVLNFEDRKLTSMRLSGGYDGTPAARCALPAPASTVQKSRSDVAGVFVHATAVRNLIERDAVTELGFPMRTILTIAFAAIIACAACLLAPSGALLTWSALTLVYAAVAVSAFVHALALPLTEPALASLAALAIMIGYRFMLADRDERFLRKSFAFYLAPEVIETMVTSGKMPALGGEMRNVTMFFSDLSGFSSIAETMTPGALVTLMNEYLSAMTDIIEGHGGYVDKYIGDSIVAMFGAPADDPAHAANAVRSALKCHEKLSELNASNPAFAGHGLSHRIGLNSGEAVVGNIGSRRRFNYTVMSDTVNVASRLEGANKYYGTAIMASETTMTQSGDAFAWRELDAIRVLGRGEAIKVFEPLAKRDVESAEQAKVTAAYAEGLACWRAREFAKAADAFGQTAKTDPASALFAKRAQAFTANPPPADWTPVNTLEGK, encoded by the coding sequence ATGCGGCGGATCGGGGGACGGGACATCGTTGCGGCGACCCTGATTGCGCTCCTCACGGGCGCGATCTTCACGTCGCCGCCGCTTCAGACCCTGCAAGGCCTTTCGCTCGACATCCTCACGGCGATGCGCGGGAGGCTTCTCGGCGACAGCCGCAACACCGCGACATCGCCGGTCGTCGTCGTGGCGATCGACAGTGAAACCTACGACACACCACCGTTCAAGGGATCGCCGACGCAGACCTGGACGCGCGAGATCGGCCGGGTGCTCGGCAGCGTCACCGAGGGCGGCGCCAAGGTGATCGGCTTCGACGTCATCTTTCCGAGCTCAATCGAGCAATCGGAGATTCCTTTTGGCGACACCGCCGTTGGCGGCCGCATGAAGGGATTCGATCGGGATTACCTAATCGCGCTTCGGCAAATCTCCGACAGCGGCAAATTGGTGCTCGGCGAAATCCTGAGCAATGACCATCCGGAAGTGCCCTATCGCGCCCAGCAAGTCGCCGTGCGCAACACCGTGCGGGCGCTCAATGTCCACACCGACCACGACGACGTCATCCGACGGATGCCGCTGAGCTTTGCCATCGAGGGGCGGCCGGTCCCCGCGATGGCGGTCGAGCTCGCTGCGCGCGCGGCGGGCGCAAAGCCCGAGATTGCGTCCTCTGGCGCGACCGAATTGTCCGGCTACGCGATCCCGAGTGCCGTGCCGAACACAATGACGCTCAACTTCCGAGGGCTGGGACGCGACATCCCGACCTTCTCCTTCGTCGATCTGCGCGCCTGCGTCGAAAAGGGTGACCGCGACTTTTTTCGCCGCGCTTTCGACGGCAAGGTCGTTCTGCTTGGTACGGTCCTGAATTTCGAGGACCGCAAGCTCACCTCGATGCGCCTGTCCGGCGGGTATGACGGCACGCCGGCGGCACGATGTGCCCTGCCCGCGCCGGCAAGCACTGTGCAGAAGTCCCGCAGCGACGTCGCCGGTGTGTTCGTGCACGCCACCGCGGTCCGAAATCTGATCGAGCGCGATGCCGTGACCGAGCTCGGCTTCCCGATGCGTACCATTCTCACAATCGCGTTCGCGGCGATCATCGCCTGCGCAGCCTGCCTGCTCGCACCGAGTGGCGCGCTGCTCACGTGGTCCGCCCTCACCCTCGTTTATGCAGCCGTAGCCGTCAGCGCGTTCGTCCATGCCTTGGCGCTGCCGCTGACGGAGCCGGCACTCGCCAGCCTTGCCGCGCTCGCGATCATGATCGGCTACCGATTCATGCTGGCCGATCGCGACGAGCGCTTCCTGCGCAAGAGCTTTGCCTTCTATCTCGCGCCCGAGGTCATCGAGACCATGGTCACCTCCGGCAAGATGCCGGCGCTCGGTGGCGAGATGCGCAACGTCACCATGTTCTTCTCAGACCTCAGCGGCTTCTCGTCCATTGCCGAGACCATGACGCCGGGAGCACTGGTGACGCTGATGAACGAATATCTGTCCGCCATGACGGATATCATCGAAGGTCATGGCGGTTACGTCGACAAATACATCGGCGATTCCATCGTCGCGATGTTCGGTGCACCGGCCGACGATCCCGCACACGCCGCCAACGCCGTTCGCTCCGCGCTGAAGTGCCATGAGAAGCTGTCGGAGCTCAATGCGAGCAATCCCGCCTTCGCCGGTCACGGCCTGTCGCATCGCATCGGGCTGAACAGCGGCGAAGCCGTGGTCGGCAATATCGGCTCGCGCCGCCGCTTCAATTACACCGTGATGAGCGACACCGTGAACGTCGCCTCGCGGCTCGAGGGCGCCAACAAATATTACGGCACCGCGATCATGGCCTCGGAGACGACGATGACGCAGAGCGGCGACGCCTTCGCCTGGCGCGAGCTGGACGCGATCAGGGTGCTGGGCCGCGGCGAGGCCATCAAGGTGTTCGAGCCGTTGGCGAAGAGGGACGTGGAGAGTGCCGAACAGGCGAAGGTGACCGCAGCTTATGCGGAAGGACTGGCGTGCTGGCGTGCAAGGGAGTTTGCGAAGGCGGCCGATGCGTTCGGGCAGACGGCAAAGACCGATCCGGCGTCGGCGCTGTTTGCAAAACGCGCCCAGGCATTCACCGCCAATCCGCCGCCTGCGGATTGGACTCCGGTGAATACGCTGGAAGGGAAGTAG
- a CDS encoding response regulator: protein MATILTVDDSPSIRQMIKVVLEPAGHSVIEAGDGAQGLAKAQAGKLDLVITDLNMPVMNGLELIRALRKLPSAVGMPIVFLTTESNDTVKQEAKSAGATGWITKPFKPEQLLAVVGKLVRA, encoded by the coding sequence ATGGCCACGATTCTGACCGTCGACGATTCCCCCAGCATCCGGCAAATGATCAAGGTGGTGCTCGAGCCGGCCGGTCACAGCGTGATCGAGGCCGGCGATGGTGCGCAAGGGCTCGCCAAGGCGCAGGCCGGCAAGCTCGATCTCGTGATCACCGACCTCAACATGCCCGTCATGAACGGGCTGGAGCTGATCCGGGCGCTGCGCAAGCTGCCGAGCGCGGTCGGCATGCCCATCGTGTTCCTGACGACTGAATCCAACGACACGGTGAAGCAGGAGGCCAAGAGCGCCGGCGCCACCGGCTGGATCACCAAACCGTTCAAGCCTGAGCAGCTGCTCGCCGTGGTCGGCAAGCTGGTGCGCGCATGA
- a CDS encoding chemotaxis protein CheA has product MSAMDPTEVFRQEASELFEVLEGALLDLGQRPDDRELVDSAFRALHTIKGSGAMFGFDKVASFTHEFETAFDRVRKGEIKPTQELISVALAAKDYIRALIEDPQSTDDIIGEAILDDLKRFVSADQPGAAVMEIAEAPPLAPAGSNQAGWHLYLEFETHILRNGSNPLDLLEDLCKLGPCFVVPVTDGVPFLDEMEPEDCYLKWDVKLHAACDKDAIDDVFMFVQDEMKLTLSPLEHVEAPAPAPLFQLLDEELAPVVEMPAPPVEAAAAPVAEQLVAKAEPKSESKPEPKLEAKRDDRGIATVRVQAERLDELMDRVGELVIAQARLTQLAASGSDLSIKMIAEEIERLASSLRDTTMGARMVPIGSLFGRFRRLVHDLSRDLSKPVEFVTSGEDTELDKTMIECLADPLVHLIRNAVDHGIEDTATRAANGKTEQGRIELAAVHSGAQVLVTVKDNGGGLNTARIRAKAEEQGLIATGAVLTDHEIHQFLFHPGFSTAQTISALSGRGVGMDVVKRTIENMRGSIDLSTRPGQGTTVTLRLPLTLAIIEGLLIRVGEGRYIIPLSAVEECIELTAEDERSRGRNFLNVRGNLVPFLRLREIMTASGTPDRHQKTIIISTGETHVGLVADQIIGNHQTVIKSLSKLHSDVTMFSGATILGDGTAALILDVAQLVALAQSKVEKQHISEAA; this is encoded by the coding sequence ATGAGCGCAATGGACCCGACCGAGGTCTTTCGTCAGGAAGCCAGCGAGCTCTTCGAAGTTCTTGAAGGGGCCCTGCTCGATCTCGGCCAGCGTCCCGACGACCGCGAACTGGTCGATTCCGCCTTCCGCGCCCTGCATACGATCAAGGGCTCGGGCGCCATGTTCGGCTTCGACAAGGTCGCCTCTTTCACCCACGAATTCGAGACCGCCTTCGACCGCGTCCGCAAGGGCGAGATCAAGCCGACCCAGGAGCTGATCTCGGTTGCGCTCGCCGCCAAGGACTACATCCGCGCGTTGATCGAAGATCCCCAGTCGACCGACGACATCATCGGCGAGGCCATCCTCGACGACCTCAAGCGCTTCGTCTCGGCCGACCAGCCGGGTGCAGCGGTGATGGAGATTGCCGAAGCCCCGCCGCTGGCTCCCGCCGGGAGCAACCAGGCCGGCTGGCACCTCTATCTGGAATTCGAAACCCATATCCTGCGCAACGGCTCGAATCCGCTCGACCTGCTGGAAGACCTCTGCAAGCTCGGCCCCTGCTTCGTCGTGCCTGTCACCGACGGCGTCCCGTTCCTCGACGAGATGGAGCCGGAAGACTGCTATCTGAAGTGGGACGTCAAGCTGCACGCGGCCTGCGACAAGGATGCGATCGACGACGTCTTCATGTTCGTCCAGGACGAGATGAAGCTGACGCTGTCGCCCCTGGAGCATGTCGAAGCGCCTGCCCCGGCACCGCTGTTCCAGCTGCTCGACGAGGAGCTGGCTCCGGTAGTCGAAATGCCTGCGCCGCCGGTCGAGGCTGCTGCCGCGCCGGTCGCCGAGCAGCTCGTCGCAAAGGCGGAGCCGAAATCGGAATCAAAGCCTGAACCGAAGCTCGAGGCCAAGCGCGACGATCGCGGCATCGCCACCGTTCGCGTCCAAGCCGAGCGCCTCGACGAGCTGATGGACCGCGTTGGCGAGCTCGTCATCGCCCAGGCGCGGCTGACCCAGCTCGCCGCTTCCGGCTCCGACCTCTCGATCAAGATGATCGCCGAGGAGATCGAGCGCCTGGCCTCCTCACTGCGCGATACCACGATGGGTGCGCGCATGGTGCCGATCGGCTCGCTGTTCGGCCGTTTCCGCCGCCTCGTGCATGATCTGTCGCGCGATCTGTCCAAGCCCGTCGAATTCGTCACCTCGGGAGAAGATACCGAGCTCGACAAGACCATGATCGAGTGCCTGGCAGATCCGCTGGTGCATCTGATCCGCAATGCCGTCGACCACGGTATCGAAGACACCGCCACGCGCGCCGCCAATGGCAAGACCGAGCAGGGCCGGATCGAGCTCGCGGCCGTCCATTCCGGCGCACAGGTGCTCGTCACTGTGAAGGACAATGGCGGCGGCCTCAACACCGCGCGCATCCGTGCCAAAGCCGAAGAGCAGGGGCTGATTGCGACTGGCGCCGTGCTCACCGATCATGAGATCCATCAGTTCCTGTTCCATCCCGGCTTCTCGACCGCGCAGACTATCTCGGCGCTGTCGGGCCGTGGCGTCGGCATGGACGTGGTCAAGCGTACCATCGAGAACATGCGTGGCTCGATCGACCTGTCGACCCGGCCAGGCCAGGGCACCACGGTGACGCTGCGCCTGCCGCTGACGCTGGCAATCATCGAAGGTCTTCTGATCCGCGTCGGCGAAGGCCGTTACATCATTCCGCTGTCCGCGGTCGAGGAATGCATCGAGCTGACCGCCGAGGACGAGCGCTCGCGCGGTCGAAATTTCCTCAACGTGCGCGGCAATCTCGTGCCCTTCCTCCGGCTGCGCGAGATCATGACGGCATCGGGCACGCCCGACCGTCATCAGAAGACGATCATCATCTCGACCGGTGAGACTCACGTCGGCCTCGTCGCCGACCAGATCATCGGCAACCACCAGACCGTGATCAAGTCGCTCTCAAAGCTGCATTCGGATGTCACGATGTTCTCGGGCGCGACCATCCTGGGCGATGGCACGGCGGCATTGATCCTCGACGTCGCGCAGCTCGTCGCGTTGGCGCAGTCGAAGGTCGAGAAGCAGCATATCAGCGAGGCGGCGTGA